A stretch of DNA from Melopsittacus undulatus isolate bMelUnd1 chromosome 23, bMelUnd1.mat.Z, whole genome shotgun sequence:
gcactggagctgctctaagacATGGATCCCCTTGAGCATCAGTGCTGCAAGCAAATGCCCCTGTTCCCCTTCCTGGAGCTGCACCGAACCTCTTCCTATGGACATGGAATACATGGAATGACAtttatccctggcagtgctagtcctggggttggaactgggtgggttttgaggtcctttccaacccaaaccattccaggatcCTATCTAATAAAtagatgtgtatatatgtgtctatatacacacatctattatatatatacacatctatgtattatacatatacacacatctATGTGTTcgatatgtgtatatatatataccccCCCAAGCTCACACAGGCACGCAGGTCCCTGCAGgtctccacagcagcagcagcagccgcagggatgctcagggagtTGTCATGGAAACCCTGGAGCCCTGGGATGCAGCTGAGCATCAAGGAGGGCTGCGACCAGAGCCGGATGCTGCAGGTGAAGGCAGAGCCCTGCCAGGCTGTGCCGGATGGGAACAGCATCCTTCTGGTCCCTTTATACAGCCTTGGGAATGCTGCTCCTCATCCACCCCTTTATCCAAGCCCTGCTTGTTAAGGAGGggtaaaggtcccttccaacccaatcctATGACAGGATCCCATGATTTCACACCAGGCTGGAGACATCCCCAACCTCCCTCCCACTAAAAACCCCATCAAGATCCTTCCCAATGTGTTTTCCCAATGGATTTGGAGCTGTCTGTCTGAAGGTTGAATGGGGCAGCTGAAACCCTTGGCACAGTGATAAGAGGCTGAGGTCCAGCTCTGGACATTCCGCAGCTCCCATCATCTGGAATGTGCAGAGCGAGTGAGGATTAACCAGTACAAAGGGGGAAAGAAGCCACCATCCCAGTGGGAAAAACGTACTGGAAGCTGGAAACCTTTACAACttccccatctcatcccatgCTGCAGAGGGGAAGAGCAGCTCCTTGGTCCTGAATCCAAGGGCTGATCCCTGTTGATGCTTTGCCTGCCAGGGAATTTGGAGCAGGTCCCATCAGGGACAGGGaccagcagagcccagcatcCGCTTGCTGGGAAGAAGAGGATTTAACTCCAGTACCTGATTCCTTCCCTCTGGCATCAGCAACCGGGAGCACCTGGATCTGCTCCATAGGGACCATGTGGGTTCCTTAGGGGCtggagcaataggacaagggctgatgggtttaaactggaacagggaaggtttacgttggagataaggaagttcttccctaggagggtggtgggacactgggatgAATGGAGATGgttgggatgctccatccctggctgttgTTCAAgtgctctaatggaaggtgtccctgcccatagcaggggttggaactggatgagctttaaggtcctttccaacccaacccattccatgattccatgctAAGCCATGAGCCAGGTGTGCCTGGGCTTCCGGATCaagagggaaaggcaggagcagTGATGGAGGGGACAAGGAGCCTTGGTCCCCTTTTAATGTTCCTTGAGCCCTTTCATGGCAATAAATAGGAGCTGGTGCACATGAATAAATGCTCCCTGTCCATTACAGAGCATCAGGAGGCACGCAGCAGCCCAGGGAAATGGGATATTGGAGGGGggaatttgggaagaaaaatgggaaatttgggggagggaaaagaggaaagaatagGGAGAAGAGTGggaaattggggggggggggggaatgggaaatCAGGGGGGAAAGTgggaaacagaaggaaggagCTCACGGAGAGCATCCCTAAAGCCTCAAGGCAAATCTCAGCCCCTGCACTGcaaggctgcagcagcccagccccTTTCCAGCCAGGCCAAGGCAGGGaatgctgcttctcctttaGGCCGGGAATGCCTCCATGTAATTAGCAGGGAAGCTCATTAGAGCCGAGCTAAATGCTCCTTGGAAGCTGCCAGCGGCTCGCTTGCCCAGACCGGGAATGCAACGCAAGGGGGATGCGCATCCAACGGGATGCAGTTGATGCTCAGATGAAGGATGGGGTTGCACAAGGATTGGATGATCCCTGGGCAGATGCCACGCTGCGAGAGAGGTAGAGGCATTAAATGGCCCTATAGGGAGCAAAGGGGTGGGAGATGCAGCGGCTCCTCTGGGTACCACAGCTCAAGAGCTACATCTAGAGCATCCTCCGAGCATCTTCATGAGGACACCGCTCTGCAGCGTGTTCCTGCAGCGGGGACAGCCCCCAGCTCATCCCAAAGCATGGTCGATCCCATTGGAAAGTGCCTCAGCCCGTGGCCGAGGAGGATATCCAGGTTCCGAGCTCCCCCTCTGCAGAGGCCAAGGCAGGGATGTCCAAATGGGATGCGGATGGGGAGAAGGAGCTGAAGGAGCAAGGGATAAAGGAACAGGGATGAGCTGGAGCCCCCCTCCGCTAAAAACGGCATTCCCAGTGGAAACCCCCATCCATGGGCAAGGGATTGGGAGTGAAGGGAAAGAGACCCCACAATGCCCCCCCAACCCCAGTGAGGGCAAAGCGAGCGCACTGGTTCTGGTTCGCTCTAATGGAAGCATCAAGACCTCTGCAGGCAAAAGGGGGAGAAAGAATCCAGACCAGAGCTCTTGCCATGGTTCCTTGGAGAgggttttatttgctgctgAAGAGGACTGGGACTATACAGTTGGTTTGCACTGGACCGAAGCTGGGATTTGATTCCATTCCATGTctttcccccccctttccccattGATGGTGCGAACCAGAAGCGATGCAATGGAAGTGGAAAACAACGACTTTGCCCGTGCTCAAAGCACAGGCGGATGGAGAGGagctggaggggaaggagagcagcCTCCTAGCGCCAACACCGGAGCATCGCAGCATCCCATGGACCGCTCCTGGCTCCGGAGCCTCCTGCCGGGGCCACTCCTGGCCTTTGGGCTTCTTGTTTGCCAGCTTCAAGGTTTGAGAGTCAAAGCAATggcaggagaggggagaagagccGCTGCTAAGGGCGTGATGGGATGGAGAGCCCATCACCGTAGCCGCGGTCCCAAGGGATGGGTGTCCCCATGCTaaaggaggtggggggggggggttagatCTTACACTCAATTTACAGATGGCTTCAGGCAATAAGTTCTCCAAACCCAAGCGAGTGGGGCTGCCCAGCAAATCCCCATCCTCGTGGATCAATGGAGCCGGCCCAAAGGTGtagaggtggggggggggggggcggtgggggCGGGAGAgatccttccatccatcccagCACCGCAGGGCAGGATTGGGCCCCGTCGCCAGCATCCCTGCGAGGAGCACTCAGTGCAGATGAGGGGCTCCAAACCCAAGcagctgtggcacagcagcAACACTAATGCTATGGGAGAGATGCTGCGGTCCGATCCTGCCGGGGTTCTGAGCCGTGGCTGCACCACACAGGCCAAACCCACCGGGGGGGCCACCGGAGAGATGGGAAAGGAGCTTTGGAGTTGTTACCGTGGAGATGAAGTTCCGTCGGGAGCACAGGGGTCGGAGGTGGTGATGCTCTCGGTGGGGTTTCGgttccttttcctttgggatGTCATctccccccttttccctcccccccccccttttcccgGCCCCTGAGGCTCCTCACTCCGTGCGCAGGATGATGTGGATCCCTGACTCTGTGAACACGGGGCCGCTCATCTCACCGGCCCTCAGCGCAAAGGAGGCATCTTCGAAAGGCTTCTGCATCTGACCTGTGGGGAGCagacagcacagagctcagggaagaggggacaaggagggggggggaagagatgCTTCCGAGCAAGCTTCCCAATGGAGCCAGGTTTATCCTTGGTTCAAACACATCGGGCCCTACAGACATGGAGGCAGCAAAGGAGGAtgctcagagctctgcagccaaaAGGAGCTGTCCTGCATCCTCACTGGTACAAGAGGAGGTTCCAGTCCCCtgttgggggggaggggggggaaaggcTCTGGTGTGGGTACCAGCTGCTCTCAGTGATTCCCAAGGCACATACACAGATAGGAACCAGGCTGACCTAGAGAAGAGCTGGGTTGAAAGCTTCCATCTAAGTCATTGAGCTCCCATAGGTTCAGGAAAGGCAGAGATGCTCAGATCAGGAGGTTCAGGAGCAGTGTGGAAGGGGGGGAAGCCCAGAAGCCTGGAATgctttaggttggaagggaccctcaAGCTCATCcccattccaaccccctgccatgggcaggggcaccttccatagagcagcttgctccaagccctgtcctcggacactgccagggatggggcatccaaaGCTTTTCCAtgcaacccatcccagtgtcccagcaccctcacagggaagagcttgtgcctaagagctcatctccatctccccctTGGCAGGTTCAAGGGGACCCtataggcccttgtcccaagcccctctccaggtttcttgtagcccctttaggaACTAAAGCTTCCCAACCCCTTCCAAGCaacccccccagcagcacctccaCAATGGATGTTTTACTTCCTCCATCCACCCATATCCCCTTTGTCTAGCAAGGCAGAGAGAGGATGCTCTGGTCCTCCCTTTCAGCTAATTCCCCCTCGTCCATAGGGGTTAGCACCCAACTGACTGGCTCCCCCAGcctttctcttctcccattCCAGTGCATAGGAGAGGGTTGCCAGGCTGCAGTTCCAAAGGCAGCATCAAGTCCCTGGCCCCTGCATTTGGGGGCTTCTTTCCCACTAGGACCTGTAAGCTTGCCTTCAGCTCAGGCTGCTCCACTGCAGCGCTCCTCCttgagctggagcagagcttAAGAGGAAGGGCTTCAAGAAGACAAATGGGAATGGTTTAATAACTTCACCTCAGCAGTAACCAGGGCCTCCCAAATTCGATCCAATCACGTTTGCAGCCCAGTTGAGTCAAGACATCAGGATGCAGGGAAGGGGGATGGAATGCCAGCGCTGGTGGCTCCAATGCCATCTAGTGGAACAGGCTCTTGGAACATCCCATTTTGGTGCAGGCATTAAAGCAGCACCAAGAAATCCCTCTTTGGGTCCAGCTCTAAAGAGCACAAAGAGCTGGGGTGCCATTGACCCCAACCCTGCACCCTGGCCTTAGTGCTTCCTTCCATACAGAgccagagcacagcactgctaaTTCCAGTGGGAAGGGATCTGCACTGCACCCTCAAGGGAACAGGGATGGAAAAGAGTGCGTTTGGTGGGGAAAAGCCACCCCAAATCCAGTTCCATGGAATCCTAAACACTGCTTCGGGTTGAAGGAACCttcaagctcctccagttccaacccccttgccacggacagggacaccttccactagcccagcctgctccaagccccatccaaccttgagcacttccagggatgtggCTCTTCCTGTGGGATTGCTGCAAGTCCCTACGCCTTCTGTCACATTCTCTCCTTGGCAAGAGCCTTTCCTCGCCCTCTTCTCATGAAATATGCCTGGACACCCTGGCTACCAACAGATTTGGGCTTGTTCTTTGCATGCTGCAGCTCTCCTCATGCTGGCAGGCCTTGCCTTTCCTCCTAGTGCAAATGCAGAAAGCAGTGGGAAGACGAAGCAAGCGAGAGGCACTGATGCACTTCCCCATCCCAAAGCTgattccttccctctcccaccccccccggaccccccctGGGCAAATCCCATTGGCTTCttgctcccttccctgcactgGTCCATGGGACTTGTTCCCACTTCCCCACTTTAAGAGCTCTCAGTGAAGAGGAGGATGCCAAAGCATTGCCCTGGCAAAGCCCTCAGCAAACCTTAGCCCCTGCTTCCTTCTGCATGGCTCTTTAGGCTGCAGCTTTCCATTGAGTGCAGCTGGAGAAGCCCTTCCCAAAGGGAAAAGCCCATTTGGTGATGGGCTCCTCTGGTTGCATTCCTAAGGGATTTAACTTCCAAGCATCCCTGTCCTGCTCAGCGGGCTGCCTTGGTGTGGaaatcccagcttcccactTGGAGTCAAGCCGCCGAGGCTGGAATCCCGGCACGACATTCCCACTGGGATACTGCCTTGGCTCCACATACCTCTCCCAAACACCCCCAGGTCTCCTCCTGCTTTGGCTGAGCTGCAGTCGCTGAACTGGGAAGCAAGGGATTCAAAATCCTCTTCTCCTGATTTTATCTTCTGGATGTAGcctggggaaagagggaaaagagggaatTGTTTGGtgaggggcaggaggaaaagcacctcctcccctttcctttccaagCACATTCCCCCTTCTTCTGCATCTATCCCAGATGCTATTAAAGCAAGCAGCCGGTGCTGGGCTGCTGCTAAGCCCTGGAGCATGGGATTTATGATGTACCTGTATGGGATTTATGATGTACCTGAGACCTTCCACCTTCAAAGAGAGGCAACTGATGCTCTGCACCAGCAAAAGGATGTGGACCTGAGCCTTTGCCAGCTCGTTTGGATGCTATAGACATTTAGGTACCCAAAGAAGCATCTATGAGAGCTGGGGGTAGGCAGGAAAACATTCCTTAAGGAGAGGATGGAGGTTGCCAGCATatccagcagcaactgaagaaGCAGGCTGGCCATTTCTGACTCGATCCCTTTATGGCATTTTAATGCCAGCAAAGCCAAACCCAAAGGATTTTAAGTCCTCACCTTTGTCTTCTACAgctccccttttcctccctaaTTCAGTCCCCAGTTTGAATCCGCTGCCATTAGTCCAAGCCTTTGGAATCCAGCAAGGTGCTCAGGACAGCAAGGGTTGGTTTTCCAGCTGGATGGGCTATAAGCGATGGGAATAGCACATTGGGCTGGAATTTCATCCTGAGCTGACCTAATGGTCCCAGCAGGAAATGAGCCTGGGTTGCTCCTAGGAAATGAAGCCACTTGAGGCCAAGCAGTTGCTGACAAAACAGAGTTTCTCCTACAAACACAGCTTTGTCCCCCCATAAATATGCATTTCCTTGCCTGTCCCCACCTGTCACCCATGGCACCCAGAAGTGTCAGGAATCACAGCTCTGAGAGGTGATGCCTACGCAGACGGAAGGCAGCATCCAAAGGAAGGAGCGGAGGGCACACATTTGCATCCAAACCTGCCTGCCCCTAGCCCAGCAGCAGGATCCGAGGGGTAAAGAGGGTTTCAGCACTCAACTGAAATAGCATTTACTCCTTCCTTTACTCGCCTGTGCTGCCAAGGAGCAGGCTGGGAGCAAAAGCTGCCTGGCAACTCCATGGCTGAAGCCAAAAGCTGAAGGAGGTGCTGCAAGCCCAACAAGATCCTGAATTGGGGCTCTGGGAAGTGGGAGGAAGGAGCCTTTTCcctaaaaaaccaaacccaacccagaCCTCTTTTCCCTAAAAGAGGGCCTCCATCAGGAGGAGGACCACATCCACATGGCTTATGGATAGCTCCGGAAGCAGCCGGATGGATCTGaatggaggtgatggagctgcagcatcatCCAGGGAGCCAATGACCCAGTGAAGGCAGAGGCAAGAGTTAATCTGGAGCCTTGCACCCCACCACGAGCCCCTGCTCAGGGGAGATGAAGTCCAACTGCAATGTAAAGGAGGGCtaagagcagaagcagcattgaCCAACATTACCAGCAATGAAAGCCTGGCTGGCTTGGCAAGGCAAAGCAGgttgggaaggagcaggatgcTCGGTGTCCACTCCATCAGCAAGAAATGCTGCTTCGTTCAAGGGCTTCACCACCACTCATGCAAGAAACAACAGAGAGGTGGGTAGGGGTTGGGTGTGGGGGGATTTGACACTGGTATTCCCATTCTAGGGAATacagaggggagaaaaagagagagaaaaagagaattggcagctctgcttcaagaCTTCGAGGCTATTCCCTTTCCTTTGGCCCACATCTCCACATGAGGCTTTGTCACCTCTGCTCACCCTTTCCGAGCCACCCTCACCTGAAGGAAGCAATTCCCTAAGCACCCAATTCCCAGCTGTGGCAGGgaatttcccttccctttccaaaGGCGGGGGAGTGGATACCTCCCACTGGTCACCACTTCGTGTTATTCAGCACAGAACTTGCCCTCCCATAGCTTTCACTGAACAAATCCCTTGCATTTCGTGGTGCTGAGGACCGAGGCAAGAGCCACAACATCCCCCTTATCTTCTCCCCTAGCTGCTGAAGCCATGGGAGATAAGGCAGGCCCAGCATGTGGCCATAAGAGATAAGGCAGGCCCAGCCTGTGGGATGTATCTGCATGCCCCTACCTTGCTGCAAGGAAAGAGCCACCCATTAGCAAGCACAGTCTCAGCATCATCAATTCATCACTGGGGGTGATGGTGAGGTTTCATTCAGTCCCAAATCCCTCATCCTAAAAGGGAAAAGCCAGTAGGAAAAGCTGATGGCTTCCTATGAGCATCTCACTTTGGGCAAAGCTGATGGGTTCCTATGAGCATCTCACTTTGGGCAAAGCTGATGGGTTCCTATGAGCATCTCACTTTGGGCAAAGATGAAGGCTTCCTATGAGCATCTCACTTTGGGCAAAGCTGATGGATTCCTATGAGCATCCTGCTTCCAAGCAGAGCTTCAATGCCACTTAAAATGACTCTGAATTGCTCCCAAGGAGCCAAGTGACATGAAACCAAACGAAGAAATGTTTAAGGAACATGTTGGGGTTTCACTTGAAATCACTTtatttttggggttgtttttttgttggttttttttctttttccaatgGAAAATCTCCCATTTACAACACaagccaaaacccaaacccccccccccccaagggaAAGCACCCGGGCTAGGACCTGCCTTTAAACCATCACATCACCATTACCTGAAAGCCCTTCCCCAACACCCCAAACCCTCCACCTAAGAAGGAAAGGGGGGTGCATTTTGAAgcctccaaccccccccccccccaacccacagcaggagctgctcgCTGCCCCCTGCGGGGTTTTACTTGCCGTTGATCAGCCCCAGCGCCTCGTCCTTGGTCCTGGTGATCTTATCCTGCCTCCAGGACGAGGGCCGGCGGGACTGGTTGTGTTTCACCAGCAGATGGGAGCAGCGCACCTTGCTGGGCTCGCCGGGGCCGTTCCTGCCGCTGCCGCTCGGTCGCTCCCACTGGCTGGCGTTGGTGATGTGGTTGAAGTAATAGACGCggcctggggagggagggagagtgaggaagagaagggatgTGCTCAGGGAAGAGGCTTTGGGCATCTGCGACCGGCTTCTAACCCCTGCAAGCAGCTTGCTCTGACCCACGAAGCAGCCTTTAACCCCCACAAGCAGCTCTTTCTGCCCCCAGAACCAGCCTCTAACCCTTAGAATCAGCTTTTGCTACCCTAAGAACCCGTTTCcaccccccagcagcagctttctctgcACTAAGAACCAGCTTCTAACCCAAGAATCAGCTTTCTCTGCCCTAAGAACCCGTTTCCAACTCCTGCATTCTGTGCATTTGTGCATTCTGTGTGTGTTCGGGTCCattctgtgtgtgtctgggtCCATTCTGTGTGTTCGGGTCcattctgtgtgtgttctggtccattctgtgtgtgtctgggtCCATTCTCTGTGT
This window harbors:
- the PIN1 gene encoding peptidyl-prolyl cis-trans isomerase NIMA-interacting 1; translation: MAEEEKLPSGWEKRMSRSSGRVYYFNHITNASQWERPSGSGRNGPGEPSKVRCSHLLVKHNQSRRPSSWRQDKITRTKDEALGLINGYIQKIKSGEEDFESLASQFSDCSSAKAGGDLGVFGRGQMQKPFEDASFALRAGEMSGPVFTESGIHIILRTE